In Mucilaginibacter inviolabilis, the DNA window AGTTTTTGTAAATGGAGTTACTAAATAAATATGTCCCATGCAAATCAACCTTAAAGACTGCGCTGTTAATAATCACAATAGCAACACCATAATTTTTGGCAAAGGGGTGGAATAATTAGTCGGATTTTGCCATGCGTTTACTATTTTTAACGCCATGCACCATCCTGAAGAAAACCCCTGGAAAATAACATCCGCAAAAAACGTTTATGATAATCCCTGGATAAACGTTACCGAATACCGGGTTATCAATCCATCGGGTAATCCGGGTATCTATGGCAAGGTTCATTTTAAAAATATAGCCATTGGTGTATTACCGCTTGATGATGAGCTCAACACTTACCTCGTGGGCCAGTTCCGTTTTCCGCTGAACCAATATAGCTGGGAAATGCCCGAAGGCGGTGGCCCTGAGGGTACAGATGCGTTGGAATCGGCCAAACGTGAACTATTGGAAGAAACAGGTCTTAAAGCCGCGCAATGGACAGAAATTCAGCGGATGCATCTCAGTAATTCTGTAAGTGATGAGTTGAGTATTATTTACCTGGCACGTGATCTTAGTCAGTTTGAGGCCGAACCCGAAGATACCGAGCAACTCACTATTCATAAAATTCCATTTGCCGAAATGTATCAAATGGTTTGCAACGGTCAGATCACCGATTCCATGACAGTGGCGGCCGTGCTAAAAGTGCAACTGCTTTTGTTAGAAAATCGCTTATAAAACACCTCATTTGCGCAAAAAGAATTAAATTTGTTCGTCGATGAAAAAGTTTTTAGGCTATATTTTATCCCCCCTTGCTATTGTAGCATTTTTTTTGGCACTTCTTATCTTTCATCCCATACAATGGGTGAGCTTCCGTTTGTTTGGATATGCCGCCCATAAACGCTCGGTTGATGCTTTGAACCTGTGTTTGCTAAGTACAGCTTATCTATTAGGAAACACGGTTACTTTTATCAATAAACAAAACCTGCCAACCGGCAGGCCTATTATATTTTTGGCTAATCATCAAAGCTTGTTTGATATACCTCCGCTCATATGGCACCTGCGTAAATATCATGCAAAATTTATCTCTAAAATTGAATTAACCAAAGGCATCCCATCCATCTCTTATAACCTGAAACATGGCGGTGGTGCCAATATCGACCGTAAAGATTCGCGTCAGTCTATTGCCGAAATTGTAAAGCTGGCTCTGCGCATGAAAGAGAATAAATGGTCGGCCGTAATATTTCCCGAAGGCACACGTTCTAAAAACGGCGAGGTAAAAAGTTTCCAGGTGGGCGGTATCGCTACCATATTAAAAAAATGCCCGGAAGCGTTGCTAGTGCCTATTGCCATAAAAGATTCCTGGAAAATGATCCGCTATGGTTATTACCCACTCAATACTTTTACCCCCATGACCTGGGAAGTGCTTGACCCTATTGAACCAGGTAACGCCCCCATGGAAGACCTGGTACTGGAAGCTGAAAACCGTATTAAAGAAGCGCTGGGTAATTAATTATTGAATTACTGATTTATTGAATTAGTGATTTTTTTGAAAACTCAGATTGTTTTGTAGAGGCGCATTATTGTGCCTCCTTTTGTTTATACCCTTTCCTGGAAAACTTATTGTCCCTTACCAACAATCATGGTAATCCCATAATCCTGAAAATCCTGGTTCAGACAAATCTCTTCCAAATTTCCAACGTGTTAATAATCAGTTAAATGTTAACAAATAAATGACGTGGTGTTTACGTTAATATGAAACCTTATCGCTTATTTTTATAGACCCATAAAAAAGGTCGGCAAAAATTTACCTAACACAAATTTTATGACCTGGAGAAAATTCAGCGGCGAGGTTATCCAATCGTCCATTTTAGAAGAGGTTGAAAGAGCGATTGAAAGGGAAGCCAGCCTCGGCAACAAACTCAAAGTATGTATTGGCACCGACTCACAGGTGAAAGGAGCTGTAACCGACTTTGCAACCGTTATTGTTTTTTTACGGGAGCAACGCGGCGGTTTTATGTTCATTCATCAGGAACGTACCTCGCAAAAAATGAGCATCAAAGAAAGGATGCTGAGTGAAGTACAAAAGTCTATCGACATTGCTTACAAGCTTTGCGATTTGCTTGACCTGTATGATGTTGACCTGGAGGTACATGCCGATATCAACACCAATCCAATGTTTAAATCGAACCAGGCTTTACATGAAGCCATGGGTTATATTTTAAGCATGGGCTTTGTGTTTAAGGCCAAACCCGAAGCTTTTGCCAGCTCATACTGCGCCAATAAAATAGTGCAGTAAAAAGCGCAAAAGTAGCTGCGGCGTATTTATATTTGATTTATATACAAATCGAACATACCTATGTCGCCACTAATTGAAATCAACGATCCGGCTTTGTCCGGCGCGAATACCATTCTTATCGACGCCCGTGCCGGGCAGGATGCACACCAACGCTACCTTGCCGGCCATCTGAAAAACGCGGCTTTTGTTGACCTTGACAAAGATCTTGCTTCTAAAGTTACCGATGCATCCCAGGGCGGAAGGCATCCCTTACCCGATATTCATGATTTTTCGGCCTTATTAGGTAAACTGGGTATAACGCCACAAAGCCATGTGGTTGTTTATGACGATAAGGCAGGTGCCTTTGGCGGTGCCCGTTTCTGGTGGATGCTGAATGCCATTGGTCATACCCATGTACAGGTGCTGAACGGTGGCCTGAATGCCGCGATAAAAGCAGGCATTGAATTAAGTACTGAAGAATATACGCCAACATCTGTTTCAGCTTATCCTGTAAATGGCGGCTTTGAAGGCACGGTTAATCTGGAAGAAACCGGCAGTGCGGCGCGTAACGAAGGCCGCGTTGTAATAGATGTTCGTGAAACGCCACGTTACCTGGGCCAAACCGAACCGATTGATCTGATAGCCGGACACATCCCCGGCGCCCTTAACCTGCCCTATATTTATAATCTGAATGCCGATGGCAAATATCTCCCGGCAGATACCTTGCGACAGCTTTATAATGATGCTATTGACCAGGTAGATCACAGCCAGGTGATTGTACATTGCGGATCGGGAGTTACAGCATGTCATACCCTGTTGGGCATGGCCTATGCAGGTATTATCGGACCAAAATTGTACGTGGGTTCGTGGAGCGAATGGTCGCGCAGGGATTTACCCATCGGCACAACTCACCGGTAAGTTACTGACTTCTAAAACAATTAGTCTTACGGATTGTCAGCCTTTTGATGAAATCATACGTATTAAAAACAGAACAGGCCATACCCATTAGTTTGGATACGGCCTGGGATTTTTTCTCGTCGCCATTAAACCTGGCCAAAATTACGCCCCCGGATATGAGCTTTGTGGTAACATCTGATTATACGGCAGATACCAGAGTATATCCCGGCATGATTATTACTTACAAAATAGCGCCGCTGCTGGGTATTAAAATGAACTGGATGACAGAGATAACCCACGTGGCCGACAAACAATATTTTGTTGATGAACAGCGCTTTGGCCCTTATGCATTGTGGCATCACCAGCATCACTTTAAAGAGATAAATGGCGGTGTATTGATGAATGACATTTTACATTATGCTATCCCCTACGGTTTTATAGGCAGGCTAAGCAACAGCGTTTTTGTAGGCAATAAAGTAAAGGAGATATTCGCTTTCAGGGAAAAGGCGATTGAGAAACTGTTTGGGAAGATGCGTTCCTTTTAGAATCATGAATCAAGAGTTAAGAATCAAGAAAACAACAACAGTTCCTGCGAGATTAACGCAGCGTATTTTCCTCGCTACCGCGAGATTAGCGTAGCGTATCTCGTGGACCGCATGTGGTAAGCTTCCAGCTTACGTCAGCTGAAAGCTGAAATCATATATACCACGAGCTGAAAGCTCGCGGCAGCAAAAAGTAGCAACTTATACGATATTAAAACAATCCAAAAACATCCCGCATCTTATGCCCGTCTTCATCCAGGAATGATTTGGGTACCTCATGGCCCAGATCTTTATAGATACGGATGGTAGCGTATTTGGAAGGAATGTTGTTGTAAAAAATAAAGGAGTTTGCAGGAGGAGCCAAATGGTCAAGCAAACCTATCCCTACGATGATTGATGATTTAATGTTGGGCGCAAAATTCTTGATATCAAAATAATCCAGGTTATCCAACACCTTGTTATAGCTCAGGGCAGGCCTGTCGTCCACGTATTCTTTAATATCATTGATAGGCCATTCCGCTACGCCAGCCAGGTCGCGGATATCACCGAGGATAGGATTTTGGGCCGATACCAGCTTAATGCGACTGTCTAAACTGGCCAGTGCCACCGCCAGGAAGCCCCCCATACTACCTCCCGATATTTCGATACGGGTAGAATCAAGATCAGGTCGCGAGCAGATAAAATCAATGGTGCGTATACAATCCATAATAGCACCACGCAGCACATACTTATTCTTGTCTTCAATATTCAGGGTAATGTAATCAGGCCTTTTAGGGTGTATCACATCGCGGCTATTGCCTTGCCCGCGCACGTTAATGGTAATAATGGCCAGATCTTCATCCTCGCCCAGCATGGGTTTCAGATCAACCTGGTAACCGGGCAAGCCCACAAATACCGGAAAACGGCGGTTCTTGCTGCTGCCTTTAGGGATAGTTAACCAACCACGTACAGTAATATCATCCAATGATTTCATCTCGAACAGGAAAACACGGCGGTTATCCTTTTCCAGCTCCGGTTTCTCGGTTACCTTATAGTTGGGTTTAACGGCTGCTAACTGTGATTTTGCCGTTTGCCAAAAGCTGTCAAAATCAGCCGGGCGCGGATGATTTGATCTGATCTCTTTGGGTCGTATTCCAAAAACACGCTTGGTGGTATCGTCATAATCAGATACGTTGATCATGAAATTGATCTTATAAAAACCCGGTTTCAACGCCGGGATAGTAAAATTGTAGCTGTTACTACTGTTTTTAGAGATATTAACACTGACAGAATCTCTTAACAGTGGTTTGCCTGCCGGTGTAGTAACCACATAGGCCACACGACCCGTTTGGTCGGTATGATAAGTATTCTTGACTTCGAAAGTATAGCTGGCGTTGGAATTAAAAATACCATCGTCACTATGGGCCACAAGCGTGGTTACCACTTCTTCATCAGCTTTTAATGCAGGTTTGGCATTGCCTGTAATGGCGATACAGACCATGCAAGAGCTGATGAGCAGGAGAAATGTATATTTAATTTCGTTCAACGTTTTTACCATCTGGCTATTTACTTAGTATCAATATGATAATTTAACGATGCCGAAACACTGCTGCCCGCACTGGTATTTCTACCGGTTATAAAAGTGCCGCCACTTACAAACAAGGCTACTTTTTTGCTGAACGAATGCCCGTAGCTTAGGGATACCTGGTTAAAAGCAAAGTTTTTATTGGTATTGGGATTAGGTGAAAACGACCTGTTATCGCTGCTTGCATAAAAACCGCCAAAACTTACGGATATCTGCTCCCTGAATTTTTTGTCCAGTGTTAAACCATACGTAGCATTATACCTATCCTGAAAAACCGATTCGTAACCAAAATATTCGCGTACACCGTTTTCCAGTATAAAATAACTGTTTTTACCAAACAGATGACCACTACCCGCAAAAGCCAATCTTAACTCGCCGCCTTTTTGGTTATACCCCAAACTAAGATTGGTATACATGGGTATAATGGCGGTAGCCTGTAAACTGAAATAATATTTGTAGTTGATATTAGCCAGGTAATACCGTATGCCTACTTCAGCATCGCCAAAGCCAGAGTCTTTATAAGTTGCATTGTTATCCTTATAAGTATTGGTAGCATAAGGAACCAAGGCCGACAGGGTAAAACGTCTGCTGAGGCCATACTCGGCATATAGAGATGTGCTTAATGAAGAGAATTTGCCATTATCCGGGAAAGGACCTTTATTACTATTCGCATCCCATTGTTTATTGGCAAAAAAGTAATTCACGGATGGTGATAGAGTAAGCCTCCCCGGCCTGACCGGGAAACCACCGGTAGCATAACTTTTACTTTGTGTTACCATAAGCAGCACAACAGCCATGAGTAAAAACTTATATAAGGTATTTTTTGAGATCATATTTACAAGGTGTTGGGTTTTTATTTGCGGGCTTGAAGCAACTCCTTCTTCATATAAGTCACATCGTTCCCTTCTTCAGGAGATTGCCTCGTTCCGCGCAAATATCTTTTCGTTATTTTTATTAATTAAATAACTCCCTCAAATCCTCACACATTGTAGAGTAGGCTAATACCGTGCCGTAATCAAGGTATGCGGAATTTTTCGCGAACCCAAAGGTTTTGGAACATGAAGTAGTTAAAATCTACCTCATGTGTGGAATTTGGTACACACACAAACTCTTTATTGGTACTGCCCAAATGATTAAATAACGCCATACTGCAACGCGGCGGACAAAACTGATCCAGCAAACCTATGCCCATCAAAACCGGGCATTTTACCATGGGTGCAAAGTTTTGCGGATCGTAATAATCAAAAGTGGCATAAAACTGCTCCCAGGTAAATTCCGGGTGTTGGTTTTTATATTGCCTGAACATTTTAAACGGTACCACCTGCTCTTTGTATGATGCCGATATGCTGTAATTATCGCGGATATCTGCATACAAAGGCACCTGCATAGTAAGTACTTTAACCCTTTTATCCAAACCGGCAGTAACTACGGCCAGCGCACCACCCTGACTACCACCTTCTATAAATATTTTAGAGGTATCAATACCCAGGTTAGCATGCGAATACAAAAAATCAAGCCCGCGCAGGCAATCCATATAAACCCCGCGATAAATGTATTTGTCTTTATCCTGTATATTGGTTGTGCTATAATTATCGGTATTGATATGCACTACATCTTTACTATTGCCATTACCGCGAACGTTGATATCAAACGCTATATAGTCGTCGTTATCCATATTGGGTTTTAGCTCTACCACATAACCGGGCACACGGTAATGTACCGGGAACTTACTACCATCGGTAGGAATCACGAGCCATCCGCGAATCAGCAGGTTCTCGTACGATTTCATCTCAACCGAGTAAACTTTTTTGTATTTGGTTGACAGATCAGGGCGGAATATAACCTTGTACTGCGGCGACACTTTTGACAATTGCTGACGGGTTTCCTGCCAAAACTGATCAAAATCATCAGGCTTATGCAGCTCTGAGGTAATGGCTTCCGGGTTCACCCCAAAAACCTTACGCACGGTATCATCATAAGCCGACAGATTGAACATAAAATTGATATGGTAAAAGCCCGCTGCTTTAGGAGCCACCTTTACATTCAGGCTTTTAGAACTACCCGCCCCGACAGAAAAATCGGAGGTATTTTCGAAGATCTTTTTACCGTCATCAGAGGTAATGATATAAGAGAATTTACCTTCCTGTTTTTCATTGTAAGTGTTTTTCACACTTAGTTTATAATTAATTTCCTCGCCTGCTTTAAACAGGGCATTTTTGTTGGCCGGCTTAGCATCCAGTATAACTTCACCCTCCTTATTCTTTTGTTGCAAAAAGAATGCGCTAGCCCTGGTAACCGGCAGAAAAATGGTTACGACCATAAACACAGCCCAAAAGCCCGTACGTTTTAAATATGTATTGATGTTATGCATCGCTGATATTTATATTTTTATAATTGCCAGAATTGAACCACCATAACCTACTCCCGTATTTTTGCCAAATGGCGTATAATAACCACCTATAAACGTGGAGAACCTGCGGGTAAACTGATGCCCATAGTTGAGTGAGGGTTTAAAGAAAGCGTAATCACGGGCATTGTTAATATTGGGATTGAAAGCCTTGTTGGAGCTGAATGACCGGAAAAACAACAACTCCAGACTCAATTGATCATGATGACTGATAGGATAACCAACCGTACCGCTAAAGCTTAGCTGATCGGGACCCTGCACATCAAAATACCTCCGGTAAGCCAGTTCAGTATTGAAATAACCTTTGCTGGCGATAGATTTGGGGAGATTACCGCAATACATCAATTTTACCTCGGCACCATAGTTACCCAGGCCAAGCTCTACGCTATGATTATAGAGCGGGGCTATACCTGATACCTGTACCGATAGATAACGCACATAATTAAAATTAACCAGGTTATAGCTCAAGCCCATGTACAAATCGCCCAAGCCCTGATTGGTTATTTTATCGCCATTAGCAAATTTATTCTGTGTGTACACATAGGGCACACTGGCAATAAGATCGAGCCGGCGCGAAATACCATAGCCTACATAAAGGTTAGCGGAGTAAGAAGTAAACCCTGCTCCCGGATCGCCTTTGACACGATGACCGTCGCGGTCAAACCTGTCGGTTTGGTGATACAGAAACATAGACGGGATCACAATATCGCGATATTTACCTATGGGCCAGCTGGCAAATGATCTATAGGGGTTAATTCCTATAAAAACCAGTATACATAAGCAGGATAGTATCAGTTTTTTCATTAGTTGCTTCAGGTAATACTTTAAACAATTGATTTGGTATGACTTGGTTTATACTTGACCAAAAAATTCGACCGGCGGATATAATGGTTTAATGGCTCCTCGATAAGTTTAAATAAGGTTACGGACAGTATATTTAATACGATAAAAGCATATAATAAGTTCAGGCTATCATATTGAAAAGGCGAGTGCCAGGCTACGCCCCACTGATCATACAGCTCAAAAACCTGATCGTTTAAATGATCAAACCAGGTATGCATGAGGTTATATATCCAGCCCAGGTGTATCAGGTAAAATATGTAGGAGCTTTTGCCCAGCAGCTCAATAAAGGGTAGCGCCAAGAACTTCTTAAACAAGGTGGTTTCGGTGAGTATACCGTAAAAGAATAAGGCTACCGCTATACATAAAAAGTAATTATTAACAATAATACCAATAGGGCTCTCCACACCTGCCGCCCAGCCTTTAGGGATAGGTTGCAGCGCCATCACAAATACGCAAACAAATATGAGCAGAAAACCGGTATAGGTATAGTTTACTTTATTGGTACGGGTAAAACTCTTCTTTAATACATAGCGGGCCAGTTGTATCCCCACAAAAAACTCAAAGCAACGCCCCAGGAAAGTGAACAACATGACAAAGGTAAAGTTGCCCAAAAAGCCATGCCAGTTAACATGGCTGAATATAAAGTATAATAAAATACCGGTTAAGGTAAGCACAACCGGCTGTATATAGAATTTACCAAAACGCTTGGCGATCAAAAATATCACAGGCGCCGAAAAGTAAAAGCACTCCTCGACAGTTAACGACCAGCCCTGCGCTATCCCCGTATCCCAAAACTGATAAAAGAAGCCACGCACAAACGTAACATTCATCAGCATAAGCGCAATAGGGTGCTCATATCCTTTGGTAATGGTTTCGTCCTTAGTTATAAAATAGTAAATAAAGGCGGCCACGGTAAGTAAAAAATACATGGGATATATGCGTGCTACCCGGTTTTTAAGGTATTGCATAAACCAGGGTTTACTTAAACCATCAAAGTTCTGGTAGTATCTGAAGGTGATCAAAAAGCCCGAAAGCACAAAGAAAATACTTACACCAATGTGGAACTCACCCAGAAATCGTTGCACAATGTGAGGAAAACTTTCATCAAAAATATAGGCAAAATGAGATATGAAAACCAGGTAAGCAGCCATTGCACGTACACCGGTTAAAGCAGGAATGTAGTTGGGTTGCGCTCTTTGTGACAAATCAGGAATAAATTTAACTAATAAACCATTATTTTATAACTAAAGGTTTACAAATCTGATACCAATTGTCTGGTTCGTGTTGCGTGAATTGCGGTTCGTGCTTTAAAAGTATAACACAATCGAACACGAACCACAATCCACGCAACACGAACCGGCACTTACAAAGCTGAGCCCTGCACTACACCACGGCTTAGTATCCTTTGGTCGATATAGTATTGGATCTCCGATTTTTTGAGGCCCCAATTGGGTGCAATCAGCAGCTCACGGTCGCTTAAGCCGAACAAACGCTGTATCACAATGTCGGGACGTACCCGAGGTAGTAGCTCGCAAAGAAAATCGGCATATTCATCAATGCTGAAAACCTTAAATGGTTCGCGTTTGTATTTTACACCCATTACCGATCCTTCTACAATATGTAGGTGGTGGAATTTTACGAATTTAATTTGTGGAAAACGGTTGATCTCGTCGGCATATTTCAGCATCATATCATGTGTTTCCCATGGGAAACCAAATATGGTATGCACACAAATATCAAGTTTGCTGTTTTCTACCAGTTTCAGGGCTTTTACCAGTTCCTCGTGACTACAGCCGCGGTTGATCTGCGACAAGGTATCATCATAGATAGACTCCATCCCCATTTCCAGGTCCACATCAAAACGATCGGTGTAGCTCTCTAACAAAGCTATCTTTTCCATGTCGATACAATCCGGACGGGTACCCACACTCAGGCCCACAATATCTTCGGTGCCATAGCTCAGCGCTTCATCATACATCATTTTCAGGTAATGCGCAGGAGCATAAGTATTGGTATTGGGCTGAAAATAGATAATGAACTTATCGGCCTTATTACCTTTGCGGGCGCGTTCCATACCTTCTATCACCTGCTGACGCACGGTAGGTGCGTTACGGCTTACCGAAGGCGTAAAGGAATCTACATTGCAATAGGTACAACCGCCGTAGCCTTTAGAGCCATCACGATTGGGGCAGGTAAAGCCGCCATCAACAATCACCTTAAACACCCGCTGCCCTTTATATTTATCGCGCAACCAGGGACCATAATTGTTATAGCCCTTTTCCCATACACCTGTTGTTGACTCTGTTACCTGCATTTGCCGCAAAGATAGTGATTTTTCTATCGGTCGAAGAAGCGTATACCCGTACCTGTATAGCTTAACCTATTTTGTTTAATTATGTTAAGCGGTTATATTAGTATTTTTATAAACTATGATAAGCCTAGGGTTACCCGCCTTTTTAGAAATTATAGGATTGTTGATAATTTATCTGTACAATTTACCCCGGTATGGTTATTATTTAATAAAATCAGCATACTATAAAAAAAAGCTACCTAGCTACCGGTATATATTTTATATACCAAAAGCTATTGACAAATCAGTTAAACTCATCGGATTTATTACGATAATAGTAACAGTATCTCTTATCTGGTTGTTAAACAAAGGATGAATTAAATGCTCCCAATAATTCATTATACCGGCAGAGAAATTATATTTAATAATTCCCTGGTCGGTTATATTCGTCGCGACGATTTTAACAAATATATTTCCTTTGTCCCCATCGGAAATTGTCAATCGTT includes these proteins:
- a CDS encoding acyltransferase family protein — its product is MSQRAQPNYIPALTGVRAMAAYLVFISHFAYIFDESFPHIVQRFLGEFHIGVSIFFVLSGFLITFRYYQNFDGLSKPWFMQYLKNRVARIYPMYFLLTVAAFIYYFITKDETITKGYEHPIALMLMNVTFVRGFFYQFWDTGIAQGWSLTVEECFYFSAPVIFLIAKRFGKFYIQPVVLTLTGILLYFIFSHVNWHGFLGNFTFVMLFTFLGRCFEFFVGIQLARYVLKKSFTRTNKVNYTYTGFLLIFVCVFVMALQPIPKGWAAGVESPIGIIVNNYFLCIAVALFFYGILTETTLFKKFLALPFIELLGKSSYIFYLIHLGWIYNLMHTWFDHLNDQVFELYDQWGVAWHSPFQYDSLNLLYAFIVLNILSVTLFKLIEEPLNHYIRRSNFLVKYKPSHTKSIV
- a CDS encoding ribonuclease H-like YkuK family protein translates to MTWRKFSGEVIQSSILEEVERAIEREASLGNKLKVCIGTDSQVKGAVTDFATVIVFLREQRGGFMFIHQERTSQKMSIKERMLSEVQKSIDIAYKLCDLLDLYDVDLEVHADINTNPMFKSNQALHEAMGYILSMGFVFKAKPEAFASSYCANKIVQ
- a CDS encoding TIGR01212 family radical SAM protein (This family includes YhcC from E. coli K-12, an uncharacterized radical SAM protein.), with the translated sequence MQVTESTTGVWEKGYNNYGPWLRDKYKGQRVFKVIVDGGFTCPNRDGSKGYGGCTYCNVDSFTPSVSRNAPTVRQQVIEGMERARKGNKADKFIIYFQPNTNTYAPAHYLKMMYDEALSYGTEDIVGLSVGTRPDCIDMEKIALLESYTDRFDVDLEMGMESIYDDTLSQINRGCSHEELVKALKLVENSKLDICVHTIFGFPWETHDMMLKYADEINRFPQIKFVKFHHLHIVEGSVMGVKYKREPFKVFSIDEYADFLCELLPRVRPDIVIQRLFGLSDRELLIAPNWGLKKSEIQYYIDQRILSRGVVQGSAL
- a CDS encoding SRPBCC family protein — its product is MKSYVLKTEQAIPISLDTAWDFFSSPLNLAKITPPDMSFVVTSDYTADTRVYPGMIITYKIAPLLGIKMNWMTEITHVADKQYFVDEQRFGPYALWHHQHHFKEINGGVLMNDILHYAIPYGFIGRLSNSVFVGNKVKEIFAFREKAIEKLFGKMRSF
- a CDS encoding acetylxylan esterase, with the protein product MHNINTYLKRTGFWAVFMVVTIFLPVTRASAFFLQQKNKEGEVILDAKPANKNALFKAGEEINYKLSVKNTYNEKQEGKFSYIITSDDGKKIFENTSDFSVGAGSSKSLNVKVAPKAAGFYHINFMFNLSAYDDTVRKVFGVNPEAITSELHKPDDFDQFWQETRQQLSKVSPQYKVIFRPDLSTKYKKVYSVEMKSYENLLIRGWLVIPTDGSKFPVHYRVPGYVVELKPNMDNDDYIAFDINVRGNGNSKDVVHINTDNYSTTNIQDKDKYIYRGVYMDCLRGLDFLYSHANLGIDTSKIFIEGGSQGGALAVVTAGLDKRVKVLTMQVPLYADIRDNYSISASYKEQVVPFKMFRQYKNQHPEFTWEQFYATFDYYDPQNFAPMVKCPVLMGIGLLDQFCPPRCSMALFNHLGSTNKEFVCVPNSTHEVDFNYFMFQNLWVREKFRIP
- a CDS encoding lysophospholipid acyltransferase family protein translates to MKKFLGYILSPLAIVAFFLALLIFHPIQWVSFRLFGYAAHKRSVDALNLCLLSTAYLLGNTVTFINKQNLPTGRPIIFLANHQSLFDIPPLIWHLRKYHAKFISKIELTKGIPSISYNLKHGGGANIDRKDSRQSIAEIVKLALRMKENKWSAVIFPEGTRSKNGEVKSFQVGGIATILKKCPEALLVPIAIKDSWKMIRYGYYPLNTFTPMTWEVLDPIEPGNAPMEDLVLEAENRIKEALGN
- a CDS encoding NUDIX domain-containing protein, with amino-acid sequence MHHPEENPWKITSAKNVYDNPWINVTEYRVINPSGNPGIYGKVHFKNIAIGVLPLDDELNTYLVGQFRFPLNQYSWEMPEGGGPEGTDALESAKRELLEETGLKAAQWTEIQRMHLSNSVSDELSIIYLARDLSQFEAEPEDTEQLTIHKIPFAEMYQMVCNGQITDSMTVAAVLKVQLLLLENRL
- a CDS encoding acetylxylan esterase; the protein is MVKTLNEIKYTFLLLISSCMVCIAITGNAKPALKADEEVVTTLVAHSDDGIFNSNASYTFEVKNTYHTDQTGRVAYVVTTPAGKPLLRDSVSVNISKNSSNSYNFTIPALKPGFYKINFMINVSDYDDTTKRVFGIRPKEIRSNHPRPADFDSFWQTAKSQLAAVKPNYKVTEKPELEKDNRRVFLFEMKSLDDITVRGWLTIPKGSSKNRRFPVFVGLPGYQVDLKPMLGEDEDLAIITINVRGQGNSRDVIHPKRPDYITLNIEDKNKYVLRGAIMDCIRTIDFICSRPDLDSTRIEISGGSMGGFLAVALASLDSRIKLVSAQNPILGDIRDLAGVAEWPINDIKEYVDDRPALSYNKVLDNLDYFDIKNFAPNIKSSIIVGIGLLDHLAPPANSFIFYNNIPSKYATIRIYKDLGHEVPKSFLDEDGHKMRDVFGLF
- a CDS encoding sulfurtransferase, with the protein product MSPLIEINDPALSGANTILIDARAGQDAHQRYLAGHLKNAAFVDLDKDLASKVTDASQGGRHPLPDIHDFSALLGKLGITPQSHVVVYDDKAGAFGGARFWWMLNAIGHTHVQVLNGGLNAAIKAGIELSTEEYTPTSVSAYPVNGGFEGTVNLEETGSAARNEGRVVIDVRETPRYLGQTEPIDLIAGHIPGALNLPYIYNLNADGKYLPADTLRQLYNDAIDQVDHSQVIVHCGSGVTACHTLLGMAYAGIIGPKLYVGSWSEWSRRDLPIGTTHR